One part of the Caproiciproducens sp. CPB-2 genome encodes these proteins:
- the yidD gene encoding membrane protein insertion efficiency factor YidD, producing MKRPLILLIRFYQKAISPYKKPCCRYYPTCSNYAIEAIERFGAFKGFWLAFFRILRCNPFSRGGYDPVPEKRDKR from the coding sequence ATGAAGCGCCCGCTTATTTTGCTTATCAGGTTCTACCAGAAAGCCATTTCTCCCTACAAAAAACCGTGCTGCAGATACTACCCCACCTGCTCGAATTACGCGATCGAGGCGATCGAGCGCTTCGGTGCTTTTAAAGGATTCTGGCTTGCATTCTTTCGGATACTGCGCTGCAACCCGTTCAGCCGCGGAGGGTACGACCCCGTGCCGGAAAAACGGGACAAGCGATAA